The Sorangiineae bacterium MSr11367 genome window below encodes:
- a CDS encoding DUF885 domain-containing protein, whose product MHHHRILGVFILGAIACGSSEPPPPDVPSPTMATPESSAPSGQTNMSSMTGAQGSPEDQAFQRLGERFLARYLELSPVESTRLGEHRYDARWTDWSEAGEAARKQFLAQTRSDLDKIHREGLSVQNRIDAGILQNQLDFEQFSFDEMRETIVNPAAYTALLGDGLDPLLTRDFAPVEERMQSLRGRLQGVPSVVAAAKKRLAGTSRVHTETAIEQNRGLIALCKSGFSEQLAKVSPSLRRDVEAAAKTATASLEEFQTFLEKDLLPRATGDFRIGKARFEKKLRFTLDDDVDPDAIVKGARQLLADTQKEMLDTVRELWPTLYGVRAAFDATTPQQRRAVIKKVLDDLSTERSTNATIVADAQKTLDEATAFVREKNLVGLSDEPCHLIEMPEYRRGVSIAYCDSSGPLEKKQETFYAISPTPANWPKKRAESFYREYNRSMLADLTVHEAMPGHYLEAMHTNRFKSNVRAVFANGAFVEGWAVYGEWLMAKYGFGGAKVRLMRQKMVLRLACNAIIDHEIHAGTMDEKAALALMMNEGFQEEGEAVAKWKRARLSSAQLTTYYFGFTKMMELRAIAEKQPGFTERTYHDRLLSFGEPSFRHLRGLIAAN is encoded by the coding sequence GTGCATCATCATCGTATTCTCGGCGTTTTCATCCTTGGTGCCATCGCGTGCGGCTCGAGTGAGCCGCCCCCGCCCGACGTGCCGTCGCCCACGATGGCAACGCCGGAGTCCTCCGCACCATCGGGACAAACGAATATGTCCAGCATGACCGGCGCGCAGGGAAGCCCCGAGGACCAAGCCTTCCAACGCCTCGGCGAGCGCTTTCTCGCCCGCTACCTCGAGCTCTCCCCCGTCGAGTCGACGCGCTTGGGCGAGCATCGGTACGACGCACGCTGGACGGATTGGAGCGAGGCCGGGGAAGCCGCACGGAAGCAGTTTCTGGCGCAGACGCGCTCGGACCTGGACAAGATTCACCGCGAAGGCCTCTCGGTGCAAAACCGCATCGACGCGGGCATCTTGCAGAACCAGCTCGACTTCGAGCAGTTCTCCTTCGACGAGATGCGCGAGACCATCGTCAACCCGGCGGCGTACACGGCGCTGCTCGGCGACGGGCTCGACCCGCTGCTGACCCGCGACTTCGCCCCGGTGGAGGAGCGCATGCAGAGCCTGCGCGGGCGGCTGCAGGGTGTTCCGAGTGTCGTCGCCGCGGCGAAAAAGCGCCTCGCGGGCACCTCGCGCGTGCACACCGAGACGGCCATCGAACAGAACCGAGGCCTCATCGCCCTCTGCAAATCGGGATTCTCGGAGCAACTCGCCAAAGTCTCCCCGAGCCTTCGCCGCGACGTCGAAGCAGCGGCCAAGACGGCCACGGCATCGCTCGAAGAGTTTCAAACGTTCCTCGAGAAGGACCTCTTGCCGCGCGCCACGGGCGACTTTCGCATCGGCAAGGCGCGCTTCGAGAAGAAGCTGCGCTTCACGCTCGACGACGATGTGGATCCCGACGCCATCGTGAAGGGCGCGCGTCAGCTGCTCGCCGACACGCAGAAGGAGATGCTCGACACCGTGCGTGAGCTGTGGCCCACGCTGTACGGCGTGCGCGCGGCCTTCGATGCCACCACGCCGCAGCAGCGCCGCGCCGTGATCAAGAAGGTCCTCGACGACCTCAGTACGGAGCGCTCCACGAATGCCACCATCGTGGCCGATGCGCAGAAGACCCTCGACGAGGCCACCGCCTTCGTGCGCGAGAAAAACCTGGTCGGGCTCTCCGACGAACCCTGCCACCTCATCGAGATGCCCGAGTACCGCCGCGGCGTATCCATCGCCTACTGCGATTCGTCCGGCCCCCTCGAGAAGAAGCAGGAGACGTTCTACGCGATCTCTCCCACGCCGGCGAATTGGCCCAAGAAGCGCGCGGAGTCGTTCTACCGCGAATACAACCGCAGCATGCTGGCCGACCTCACGGTGCACGAGGCGATGCCGGGGCACTACTTGGAGGCGATGCACACGAACCGCTTCAAGTCGAACGTGCGCGCGGTCTTCGCGAACGGCGCCTTCGTCGAAGGCTGGGCCGTGTACGGCGAATGGCTGATGGCCAAATACGGCTTCGGCGGCGCGAAGGTTCGTCTGATGCGGCAGAAAATGGTCCTGCGCCTCGCCTGCAACGCCATCATCGACCACGAGATCCACGCCGGCACGATGGATGAGAAGGCCGCGCTGGCGCTGATGATGAACGAGGGATTCCAGGAGGAGGGCGAGGCCGTCGCCAAGTGGAAGCGCGCACGCCTCAGCAGCGCGCAGCTCACCACATACTACTTCGGATTCACCAAGATGATGGAACTCCGGGCTATCGCCGAGAAACAGCCGGGCTTCACCGAGCGCACCTACCACGACCGGTTGCTCTCGTTCGGCGAACCGTCGTTCCGCCACCTGCGCGGTCTCATCGCCGCCAATTGA
- a CDS encoding PfkB family carbohydrate kinase: protein MIDYLVIGHICSDLQPDGSTRLGGTGLFASLTAHRLGLRTAVVTACADDFDLSILPEGLLVLRQTSPVTTIFENRYVPEGRVQTVHARAESIELGPNGSALPPEWRKAGIVHLAPIIQEVPKDGGNSFEGALVGATPQGWLRTIQPSKCVTTDPAALLDLPWVGGEVVVLSEEDVQQDESLVRELAKKLPQVVLTRAERGATVFLSGKGTDVAAYPSDVVDPTGAGDVFAAAFFAALRKHDDPIHAARWACAAASCSLEGFGASALPTPEDIHRRMTR from the coding sequence ATGATCGATTATCTGGTCATCGGACACATCTGCTCGGACCTGCAACCCGACGGCTCCACCCGTCTCGGGGGAACGGGCCTCTTCGCGTCGCTCACCGCGCATCGTCTGGGCTTGCGCACCGCCGTGGTCACCGCGTGCGCCGACGACTTCGATCTATCGATTCTACCGGAGGGCCTGCTCGTGCTGCGGCAGACGTCTCCGGTGACGACCATCTTCGAGAATCGGTACGTGCCGGAGGGACGCGTCCAAACGGTGCACGCGCGCGCGGAGAGCATCGAGCTCGGGCCGAACGGCTCGGCGCTGCCGCCCGAGTGGCGCAAGGCGGGCATCGTTCATCTCGCGCCCATCATTCAAGAGGTCCCGAAGGACGGAGGCAACTCGTTCGAGGGTGCGCTGGTCGGCGCCACGCCCCAGGGCTGGCTGCGCACGATTCAGCCGTCCAAATGCGTGACGACCGATCCGGCCGCCTTGCTCGACCTGCCGTGGGTCGGTGGAGAGGTCGTCGTGCTCAGCGAGGAAGACGTCCAGCAGGACGAGTCGCTGGTGCGCGAGCTCGCGAAAAAGCTGCCCCAGGTCGTGCTCACGCGCGCCGAACGCGGGGCCACGGTGTTCCTGTCGGGCAAGGGTACGGACGTGGCCGCGTACCCTTCCGACGTGGTCGACCCCACGGGCGCCGGCGACGTCTTCGCCGCAGCGTTTTTCGCAGCGCTGCGCAAGCACGACGATCCGATCCATGCGGCACGCTGGGCCTGCGCCGCAGCGTCGTGCTCCCTCGAGGGATTCGGCGCCTCGGCGCTTCCCACGCCCGAAGACATTCACCGCCGCATGACCCGATGA
- a CDS encoding aminotransferase class I/II-fold pyridoxal phosphate-dependent enzyme, whose protein sequence is MSSLHLASTAHRVATSATLEINERVQALRAEGRDVIHLGFGEASFPLLPALREALAKSATATSYGPVLGIAPLRQAIADYLGRERGIATTADRIAVAPGSKPLLYALVQLLEGDVLVPAPSWVSYAPQIVLAGRRVVPVATDERDHHRVTPAALDVAVEGAIAEGANPRVLIVNSPSNPTGGMFAAADVEALAGWARRRGVTIISDEIYAELAHGIVPHVSPARFYAEGTIVTAGLSKSFSAGGWRLGYAVFPAGEAGTALLSALRALASEIWSSAAMPVQVASVNAFLPSDEVSTYVKRSARLHGHTAGRLFKALTELGIACARPAGAFYLYPDFAPFRAQLAQVGVPGGLELARYLLDKHGIATLPGVAFGDAPEALRLRLAVSGLYEAGEALHWDLLKRTDAFASADPAEAAPLSLPLLDRAAAAFGEVVRALR, encoded by the coding sequence ATGAGCTCCTTGCACCTCGCCTCCACGGCCCACCGCGTTGCGACGTCGGCCACGCTCGAGATCAACGAACGCGTGCAGGCGTTGCGCGCCGAAGGGCGCGATGTCATTCATCTCGGCTTCGGCGAAGCGTCGTTTCCGCTGCTTCCCGCCTTGCGGGAGGCGCTGGCCAAGAGTGCCACGGCCACGTCGTATGGTCCGGTGCTCGGGATTGCGCCGCTCCGGCAGGCCATTGCCGATTACCTCGGCCGCGAGCGCGGGATTGCCACGACGGCCGATCGCATCGCGGTGGCGCCAGGGAGCAAGCCGCTCCTGTACGCGTTGGTGCAGCTTCTCGAGGGCGACGTGCTCGTTCCAGCGCCCTCGTGGGTCAGCTATGCGCCGCAGATCGTGCTGGCCGGACGGCGCGTGGTGCCCGTGGCGACGGACGAGCGCGATCACCATCGGGTCACGCCGGCCGCGCTCGATGTCGCGGTGGAAGGGGCCATCGCGGAGGGCGCGAATCCGCGCGTGCTCATCGTCAATTCGCCGAGCAACCCCACGGGCGGCATGTTCGCCGCCGCCGACGTGGAGGCCTTGGCCGGGTGGGCGCGGCGTCGCGGGGTCACCATCATCAGCGACGAGATTTACGCGGAGCTCGCGCACGGTATCGTGCCGCACGTGTCCCCGGCGCGGTTCTATGCCGAGGGCACCATCGTGACGGCGGGCTTGTCCAAGTCGTTCTCCGCCGGCGGATGGCGTCTGGGCTATGCCGTGTTTCCCGCAGGCGAGGCCGGTACGGCGCTCCTTTCGGCGCTGCGCGCGCTGGCCAGCGAAATTTGGAGCTCGGCGGCGATGCCGGTGCAGGTGGCCTCGGTGAACGCGTTCCTCCCGAGCGACGAGGTCTCCACCTACGTGAAGCGCTCGGCGCGCCTGCATGGGCACACCGCGGGGCGTCTCTTCAAGGCGCTGACGGAGCTCGGCATCGCGTGCGCGCGGCCCGCGGGCGCGTTTTACCTGTACCCGGACTTCGCCCCGTTCCGTGCGCAGCTCGCGCAGGTGGGGGTCCCCGGCGGCTTGGAGCTCGCGCGCTACTTGCTCGACAAGCACGGCATTGCGACCTTGCCCGGCGTCGCCTTCGGGGATGCGCCCGAGGCCCTGCGGCTTCGCCTGGCCGTGAGCGGCTTGTACGAAGCCGGTGAGGCGCTGCACTGGGATCTTTTGAAGCGCACCGACGCCTTTGCCTCGGCCGATCCTGCGGAGGCCGCGCCCTTGTCGCTTCCGTTGCTCGACCGCGCCGCTGCGGCCTTCGGCGAGGTGGTGCGCGCGCTTCGCTAG
- a CDS encoding PIG-L family deacetylase — protein sequence MKITIPRRWILAGAAGALLLVGAYVGFRSRLVFASPATVSTPGHLSPVDILVFSPHPDDDVLGCAGVIQQAVADGKQVRVVFSTLGDAYTEAASAMLRKEPNSLTETDYFELAKSRQQEAITAEGLLGVPPENLVFLGYPDGVLARVATAKSNAMVTSLFTHRSSTYGPVVTDYHSWAHDRAAPYYRDSVLGDFVEVLQQSAPERVYVADGADAHPDHAATFDLVKAAMAQTGYQGEFRTFLVHSHGSADEWPWPHAATPTRRYEQHTAGGKSFPADVPWPPDERVALTPEQAELKRQAIMAHASQWNLPENKIPLGAFVKADEIFWSNR from the coding sequence ATGAAAATAACCATTCCGCGGCGCTGGATCCTGGCCGGGGCAGCTGGCGCCCTGCTCTTGGTGGGAGCGTACGTCGGCTTTCGTTCCAGGCTCGTATTCGCGTCACCGGCAACGGTCTCTACCCCGGGGCATCTCTCGCCCGTGGACATTCTGGTCTTTTCGCCGCATCCCGATGACGACGTTCTCGGCTGCGCGGGCGTGATTCAGCAAGCCGTCGCCGATGGCAAACAAGTGCGCGTGGTGTTCTCGACCCTCGGTGACGCGTACACGGAGGCGGCGTCGGCCATGCTTCGCAAAGAGCCGAACTCGTTGACCGAGACGGACTATTTCGAGCTCGCGAAGAGCCGTCAGCAGGAAGCGATCACCGCCGAGGGTCTGTTGGGCGTCCCTCCCGAGAACCTCGTGTTTCTCGGGTACCCGGACGGGGTGCTGGCGCGCGTGGCGACGGCCAAATCCAATGCGATGGTCACGTCACTCTTCACGCACCGCTCCTCGACGTACGGCCCGGTCGTCACCGATTACCACTCCTGGGCGCACGACCGCGCAGCCCCGTACTACCGCGATTCGGTGCTCGGCGATTTCGTCGAGGTGTTGCAGCAATCGGCGCCGGAGCGCGTGTACGTGGCCGACGGCGCCGATGCCCATCCGGATCATGCGGCGACGTTCGATCTGGTGAAAGCCGCCATGGCACAGACCGGCTACCAGGGGGAGTTCAGGACCTTCCTCGTGCATAGCCATGGCTCCGCCGATGAGTGGCCGTGGCCCCATGCCGCAACACCCACGCGCCGCTACGAGCAGCACACGGCGGGCGGAAAGTCGTTTCCCGCGGACGTTCCTTGGCCTCCGGACGAGCGGGTGGCGTTGACGCCGGAGCAAGCCGAGCTCAAACGCCAGGCGATCATGGCGCACGCCTCGCAGTGGAACCTGCCCGAGAACAAGATTCCGCTTGGCGCCTTCGTCAAAGCCGACGAGATCTTCTGGTCCAACCGATGA
- a CDS encoding ATP-binding protein, with protein sequence MFGVRKILSASIAVTFLLFIALTAVAAPAAPDAGVVSCAAVEQRLSEAQRTLEACERRQKSSESDKAACTEELSSTSNKLDDVQASEKACRTSKDSLCSEAASFARQLLDGRVANVGSCVPSKEQGQLAALLRGWENSTNALNQIAAFGAGESDTLPTLFGSTTPERAVERLLGKGRREPAFYRRLLTEAVRLAAPQSWQGIRSGGPATIDAWFASTAPLDPKLVEEVDRAHATPNGQGAPPVSAALRLVQSYLFIAHCADEAPTPACTRAKQLQQLFESTGPLLVRRRIEEIWATECHDAGPDRVLTWVADFPTPHITARTTDYSEVAAAAQTKLFTCYLEDAGAEASFRTWLEAKLPSPKRLTARTLARIDDIRSRARDGTPADTCGRAVRAMQDYAMPSACTAPPNEILAPVERWSKLASNTGDTGDDVSLQVCSMYARLLWEGRAATLPGSFERPPSADEMVIVDVRVPETAFARLRRACQDRHGEGDSVEVSLHQLSQIALGFGEPPAGSPWRVDPATNVPIEKVRFSQSTRLGAWFKHFFSRQTPCQALGLPDARCQQCQELPRESFYDCRLEAELDEAWTHRARTSIGWLVALVLGAALIIWGIRFTRARRDFATWAVAAGDRLGALGLPSRPDPMRYLLPSHHDVLVVDLPREPAWEPWGTLACLVRVDEPAKIQGDHVNHAVAVSHRVGARVVFLLHEDAASLDLAAVRAILDWAAKGGRAMHVLPLAVSRLQWAHSASDLLELVEETSLRGNPFDMRGRITSSSQFWNRERLVSGLLAETRAGRWSLVTGLRRFGKSSLSLEVARRLTGPSAYVDLAGFHHEFAFKDDPAHAVNAVLRSLCARLVDSARALYPAANIPEAPTDEIDAAALTRWIRDLSAECSPYADGRSPPILLILDEIEQVLAVGPDRLGHVLDALAILLGRLRNAVGDAPRTGGGSTVGILLCSALHPLLWAPLRTLGKQSMIGAFPAVCVPHLSPDAAAQMMRGLGARQGIRFNDEALDFIVRQAQGVPLLLRRIGTSVLELYDSDHARQGGLGAVQIGIEGAREAVTREEREGAPLRVWVESEIAESLGPAGAMLRKLASGGPIDVPQLQGIAERHVMSQFASSGLTSHLPEEELRRRAQEAASVMVRLLGETGLVDPIGDLTAPEAYELPDGCIRRVLRLASQSPRPESVAPPAP encoded by the coding sequence ATGTTCGGCGTACGAAAGATTCTGAGCGCCTCGATAGCAGTCACGTTTCTGCTGTTCATCGCGTTAACTGCCGTCGCGGCCCCTGCCGCTCCGGATGCGGGTGTCGTTTCGTGCGCCGCCGTCGAGCAACGTTTGAGCGAAGCCCAGCGCACGCTCGAGGCGTGCGAGCGCCGTCAGAAGTCCTCGGAGAGTGACAAGGCCGCGTGCACGGAGGAGCTGTCCTCGACGTCGAACAAGCTGGATGACGTTCAGGCCAGCGAGAAAGCCTGCCGGACGTCGAAGGACAGCCTGTGCTCGGAGGCGGCCAGTTTCGCGCGTCAGCTGCTCGACGGACGCGTGGCCAACGTAGGTTCGTGCGTCCCAAGCAAGGAGCAAGGCCAGCTGGCCGCGCTGCTGCGTGGCTGGGAAAACTCCACCAACGCCCTCAATCAAATCGCGGCCTTCGGGGCCGGCGAAAGCGACACGCTCCCGACGCTCTTCGGGTCGACCACCCCCGAGCGTGCGGTCGAGCGCTTGCTCGGCAAGGGACGGCGCGAGCCCGCGTTCTACCGGCGTTTGCTCACCGAGGCCGTACGCCTCGCGGCGCCGCAATCATGGCAAGGCATTCGAAGCGGCGGACCGGCGACCATCGATGCCTGGTTTGCGTCGACGGCGCCGCTCGATCCGAAGCTCGTCGAAGAAGTCGACCGCGCGCACGCCACGCCCAACGGCCAAGGTGCTCCGCCGGTGTCGGCGGCACTTCGCTTGGTGCAGTCGTACCTGTTCATCGCGCATTGCGCGGACGAAGCGCCCACGCCAGCATGCACGCGCGCCAAACAACTGCAGCAGCTCTTCGAGTCGACGGGCCCCCTGCTCGTGCGGCGCCGCATCGAGGAGATCTGGGCCACCGAATGCCATGACGCCGGCCCGGACCGGGTCCTCACCTGGGTTGCCGATTTTCCGACGCCGCACATCACCGCGCGCACCACGGATTACTCCGAGGTGGCGGCGGCGGCCCAAACGAAGCTCTTCACCTGCTACTTGGAGGACGCGGGCGCGGAAGCATCGTTCCGCACCTGGCTCGAGGCGAAGCTGCCGAGCCCCAAGCGCCTGACCGCGCGAACCCTCGCGCGCATCGACGACATCCGGTCACGCGCGCGGGATGGCACGCCGGCCGACACGTGCGGCCGTGCGGTGCGAGCGATGCAGGATTACGCCATGCCCTCGGCATGCACCGCACCGCCGAACGAGATCCTCGCCCCCGTCGAGCGGTGGTCGAAGCTCGCCTCGAACACGGGGGATACCGGGGACGACGTTTCGCTGCAGGTTTGCTCGATGTACGCGCGGCTGCTGTGGGAAGGCCGAGCGGCGACCCTTCCGGGCTCGTTCGAGCGGCCTCCGTCGGCGGACGAGATGGTGATCGTGGATGTGCGCGTCCCCGAAACGGCGTTCGCCCGGCTCCGGCGCGCGTGCCAGGACCGACACGGCGAGGGCGACTCTGTCGAGGTAAGCCTTCACCAACTGTCGCAAATCGCACTTGGCTTCGGCGAACCGCCGGCAGGCTCGCCCTGGCGCGTCGATCCGGCCACCAACGTGCCCATCGAGAAGGTCCGCTTTTCTCAGTCGACGCGGCTCGGTGCGTGGTTCAAACACTTTTTCTCGCGACAGACACCGTGCCAGGCGCTGGGCCTTCCGGATGCGCGGTGCCAGCAGTGCCAGGAGCTCCCGCGCGAGTCGTTTTACGATTGCCGGCTCGAGGCGGAGCTCGACGAAGCGTGGACCCACCGCGCCCGAACCAGCATCGGCTGGCTGGTGGCGCTGGTGCTCGGAGCGGCGCTGATCATTTGGGGCATCCGCTTCACCCGCGCCCGACGCGACTTCGCGACCTGGGCGGTGGCGGCCGGCGACCGTCTCGGCGCCTTGGGCCTGCCCTCGCGGCCGGATCCGATGCGCTACTTGCTTCCCTCGCACCACGACGTGCTGGTGGTCGATCTTCCGCGCGAGCCCGCGTGGGAGCCGTGGGGGACGCTCGCGTGCCTCGTGCGCGTCGACGAGCCGGCGAAGATTCAGGGGGACCACGTCAACCACGCCGTGGCGGTCAGCCATCGCGTGGGCGCCCGCGTGGTGTTCCTGCTGCATGAAGACGCAGCTTCGCTCGATCTGGCCGCCGTGCGCGCCATCCTCGACTGGGCGGCCAAAGGCGGACGGGCGATGCACGTGCTTCCTCTCGCCGTCTCGCGCCTCCAGTGGGCGCACAGTGCGAGCGACCTGCTCGAATTGGTGGAGGAGACATCGCTCCGCGGAAATCCGTTCGACATGCGGGGCCGCATCACGTCGTCGAGTCAGTTCTGGAACCGCGAACGCCTCGTATCGGGTCTTCTCGCGGAGACGCGCGCCGGGCGCTGGTCGCTGGTCACCGGCCTGCGGCGCTTCGGCAAGTCGTCCTTGTCGCTCGAGGTCGCGCGGCGCTTGACCGGCCCTTCGGCGTACGTGGACCTGGCGGGCTTCCACCACGAGTTTGCCTTCAAGGACGATCCTGCGCACGCGGTGAACGCGGTGCTTCGTTCCCTGTGCGCCCGCTTGGTCGACTCTGCGCGCGCGTTGTATCCGGCGGCGAACATCCCCGAGGCCCCCACCGACGAGATCGACGCGGCGGCCCTCACCCGGTGGATCCGCGATCTCTCGGCAGAGTGCTCGCCGTACGCGGACGGACGCTCGCCCCCCATTCTGCTCATCCTCGACGAGATCGAGCAGGTTCTCGCGGTCGGCCCGGATCGGCTCGGCCACGTGCTCGACGCGCTGGCCATTCTTCTCGGGCGCCTTCGCAACGCCGTGGGCGATGCCCCGCGCACCGGTGGGGGCTCGACGGTCGGCATTCTTCTCTGCTCGGCGCTGCACCCGTTGCTTTGGGCGCCGCTCCGCACCTTGGGCAAGCAGTCGATGATCGGCGCGTTCCCCGCGGTTTGCGTGCCGCACCTTTCACCCGATGCGGCGGCGCAGATGATGCGCGGCCTGGGCGCCCGGCAAGGGATTCGCTTCAACGACGAGGCCCTCGATTTCATCGTGCGCCAGGCGCAGGGCGTTCCGCTCTTGCTTCGCCGCATCGGTACGTCGGTCCTCGAGCTGTACGACAGCGATCACGCGCGACAAGGCGGCCTCGGGGCAGTGCAAATCGGCATCGAGGGCGCGCGCGAGGCGGTGACCCGCGAGGAACGCGAGGGCGCACCGCTGCGGGTGTGGGTCGAGTCCGAAATTGCCGAATCGCTCGGCCCCGCGGGCGCCATGCTCCGCAAGCTCGCGAGCGGCGGCCCCATCGACGTGCCGCAACTTCAAGGCATCGCCGAACGCCACGTCATGTCCCAGTTTGCCTCGAGCGGGCTCACGAGCCACTTGCCCGAGGAAGAACTGCGCCGGCGCGCCCAGGAAGCCGCAAGCGTCATGGTCCGGCTCCTCGGCGAGACAGGCTTGGTGGATCCCATCGGCGACCTCACCGCCCCCGAGGCCTACGAGCTCCCCGACGGCTGCATCCGCCGCGTGCTCCGCCTCGCCTCCCAATCCCCCCGCCCCGAATCCGTCGCTCCCCCGGCCCCGTAG
- a CDS encoding glycosyltransferase, translating into MTRVLSLAKRLAFTSLGSLPFIGAFISVLFMLWGSGQLHSRGLNALGDWAIACASHPIGAIVLVQAIYTGLQSLLWMRYSAFERPAAAVWPKVTVVIPAFNEGPMVERSIRSVARCSYPKDLLEIIVVDDGSRDDTFFHMQRLRREFPDLVRLVRFIQNRGKRAGLEAGFRAASGEIVITIDSDSEIEATTIHEMVAPFLCDEKIGGVAGRVAVLNRAESLISSMLEVQYALAFDFARAAQSTYRCVACCPGALSAFRREAILPYLTEWTNQKFLGRPVGHGEDQALTNIVLRQGYDTVYQRTAVVHTLAPTKYKQLSRMFVRWDRSYIVEGFSFAKFMFSRYRERNRILPIVHFIVSNLRLVIFAWGILELPLVFTEDLSTLFRGGIALAITALFSAAYYLRIERSFRFIYGLAYALFSVCLLQWILPWALITVRDERWGTR; encoded by the coding sequence ATGACCCGCGTGCTGTCTCTGGCCAAGCGCCTAGCATTCACCTCTTTGGGCTCCCTCCCATTCATCGGCGCCTTCATCAGCGTGCTCTTCATGCTGTGGGGGAGCGGACAACTCCATTCGCGTGGTCTCAACGCGCTGGGCGACTGGGCTATTGCATGCGCCAGCCATCCCATTGGCGCCATCGTGCTGGTCCAGGCGATCTACACGGGGCTTCAGAGCCTTTTGTGGATGCGCTACAGCGCCTTCGAGCGTCCCGCTGCCGCCGTTTGGCCCAAGGTTACGGTGGTGATCCCGGCCTTCAACGAGGGGCCGATGGTGGAACGCAGCATCCGTTCCGTCGCCCGCTGCAGCTACCCCAAGGACCTGCTCGAGATCATCGTCGTCGACGACGGTTCGCGGGACGACACGTTTTTCCACATGCAGCGGCTGCGCCGCGAGTTCCCCGACCTGGTCCGGCTGGTTCGCTTCATCCAGAACCGCGGAAAGCGTGCGGGGCTCGAAGCCGGCTTCCGTGCCGCCTCGGGCGAGATCGTCATCACGATTGATTCGGACAGCGAGATCGAGGCCACGACCATCCACGAGATGGTCGCGCCGTTCCTCTGTGACGAGAAGATCGGCGGCGTCGCCGGGCGCGTGGCGGTTCTCAACCGCGCCGAGTCCCTCATCAGCAGCATGCTCGAGGTGCAGTACGCGCTGGCGTTCGATTTCGCCCGCGCCGCGCAGTCCACCTACCGTTGTGTGGCGTGCTGCCCGGGTGCGCTCTCGGCGTTTCGCCGGGAGGCCATTCTGCCCTACCTGACGGAGTGGACGAATCAGAAGTTCCTCGGCCGTCCCGTGGGGCACGGCGAAGATCAGGCGCTCACCAACATCGTGCTCCGGCAAGGCTACGATACGGTCTACCAGCGAACCGCGGTGGTCCATACCTTGGCTCCGACCAAGTACAAGCAGCTCTCGCGCATGTTCGTGCGCTGGGATCGCAGCTACATCGTCGAGGGGTTTTCGTTCGCGAAGTTCATGTTCAGCCGCTACCGCGAGCGGAATCGGATCCTGCCGATCGTGCACTTCATCGTGTCGAACCTGCGCCTCGTGATTTTCGCGTGGGGCATCCTCGAGCTGCCGCTGGTCTTCACGGAGGACCTATCCACCTTGTTCCGCGGTGGCATTGCGCTGGCCATCACCGCTCTCTTCTCGGCCGCGTATTACCTCCGCATCGAGCGAAGCTTCCGCTTCATCTACGGCCTCGCCTACGCCCTCTTCAGCGTGTGCTTGCTCCAGTGGATCCTCCCCTGGGCGCTCATCACAGTGCGCGATGAGCGCTGGGGCACGCGCTAG